In a genomic window of Streptomyces katrae:
- a CDS encoding DUF2637 domain-containing protein encodes MNEQYGHYAPQPEPTAFWQEPDLTQQTAYGYPLFGLGEANAPWDPAEELAHLCREAMAPSRAEPLDQLAFGETGETGETVSGAGLASGLSAGFTPPLAPGLSSGPAGGGFSPGAGQRPRTPAPGGHRRGSRAKTSVVALLRTGSLCTAVLVAVIAAVVSMYSGLAVCEALRHSAGPRTAHDVAGWWPLLIYGPWMVASLSILRAALHQRRAVHSWSVVLLFSTLATLLCVAQAPRTLAAQAAATLPPIAALACFQQLVRQITLTRPPRQLAPRHRNSRPAQLRPQAAAGGPDAGLPDYPVRDWRESLRASTGYRIRYGS; translated from the coding sequence GTGAATGAGCAGTACGGACATTACGCCCCGCAGCCGGAGCCCACCGCGTTCTGGCAGGAGCCGGACCTGACGCAGCAGACCGCCTACGGCTACCCGCTCTTCGGGCTGGGCGAGGCGAACGCCCCCTGGGACCCCGCGGAGGAGCTGGCCCATCTCTGCCGGGAGGCCATGGCGCCGAGTCGGGCGGAGCCGCTCGACCAACTCGCCTTCGGCGAGACCGGCGAGACCGGCGAGACGGTCAGCGGAGCCGGCCTCGCCTCCGGCCTGTCCGCCGGCTTCACCCCGCCCCTCGCCCCGGGCCTCTCCTCCGGCCCGGCCGGCGGAGGGTTCTCGCCGGGGGCCGGGCAACGGCCTCGCACGCCGGCCCCGGGCGGGCACCGCCGGGGGAGCCGGGCGAAGACGTCGGTGGTGGCCCTCCTGCGTACCGGCAGCCTCTGCACCGCCGTGCTGGTCGCCGTCATCGCCGCCGTGGTCAGCATGTACAGCGGCCTGGCCGTCTGCGAGGCCCTGCGCCACAGCGCCGGTCCGCGCACCGCGCACGACGTGGCCGGCTGGTGGCCCCTGCTGATCTACGGGCCCTGGATGGTCGCCTCCCTGTCCATCCTCAGGGCCGCCCTGCACCAGCGCAGGGCCGTGCACTCCTGGTCCGTCGTCCTGTTGTTCTCCACCCTGGCCACACTGCTCTGCGTGGCCCAGGCGCCGAGAACCCTCGCCGCGCAGGCGGCGGCCACACTGCCGCCCATCGCCGCGCTGGCCTGCTTCCAGCAACTCGTACGGCAGATCACCCTGACCCGCCCGCCGCGGCAACTCGCACCCCGGCACCGCAACAGCCGGCCCGCCCAGCTCCGGCCGCAGGCCGCGGCGGGCGGCCCGGACGCCGGGCTCCCCGACTACCCGGTGCGGGACTGGAGGGAATCCCTCCGCGCCTCCACCGGCTACCGGATCCGCTACGGATCATGA
- a CDS encoding helix-turn-helix domain-containing protein — protein MAANGHPTVRRRRLGAELRQLRKAAGMTSTQAAGRLLVSQSKISLIETGRRPINPRDVRDLCRLYGVADQDVIEALMRAARESGQQGWWVSCGDVPYGVYIGLETGASSIHTYEPLVIPGLLQTRAYAAALIVETVPGITDEQAAISLEVRLRRQHRAHHPARPFRLWAVLDESALHRRVGDREIMREQLEHLNTLGAQPHITVQILPHTTGAHAGLLGQFSILGFPDSDTGVVYLERFTSDLYLEKYADRYPYHVMYDHLQAQALNPEDTRYFVNDLIKGLQAVPPARAGDPLLAPTGSSTAGSAV, from the coding sequence ATGGCGGCGAACGGACATCCCACGGTCAGGAGGCGCCGTCTGGGTGCCGAACTCCGGCAGCTCCGCAAGGCCGCGGGTATGACGTCCACACAGGCGGCAGGCCGTCTGCTGGTGTCGCAGTCCAAGATCAGCCTCATCGAGACCGGCCGCCGCCCCATCAATCCGCGGGACGTGCGCGACCTGTGCCGGCTCTACGGGGTCGCCGACCAGGACGTCATCGAGGCACTGATGCGGGCGGCGAGGGAATCGGGCCAGCAGGGCTGGTGGGTCTCCTGCGGCGACGTCCCCTACGGCGTCTACATCGGACTGGAGACGGGGGCCTCCTCCATCCACACCTACGAGCCGCTCGTGATCCCCGGCCTGCTGCAGACCCGGGCCTACGCGGCCGCCCTCATCGTCGAAACGGTCCCCGGCATCACGGACGAACAGGCCGCCATCAGCCTGGAGGTCCGGCTGCGGCGCCAGCACCGGGCGCACCACCCCGCCCGCCCCTTCCGCTTATGGGCGGTCCTGGACGAATCCGCGCTGCACCGCAGGGTCGGCGACCGCGAGATCATGCGCGAACAGCTGGAGCACCTGAACACGCTCGGCGCCCAGCCGCACATCACCGTGCAGATCCTCCCCCACACCACCGGGGCCCACGCCGGGCTCCTGGGGCAGTTCTCCATCCTCGGGTTCCCCGACTCCGATACGGGAGTCGTCTACCTGGAACGCTTCACCAGCGACCTCTACCTGGAGAAGTACGCCGACCGGTACCCGTACCACGTCATGTACGACCACCTCCAGGCGCAAGCGCTCAACCCCGAGGACACACGGTACTTCGTCAACGACCTCATCAAGGGGCTCCAAGCCGTTCCGCCGGCACGGGCGGGAGATCCGCTTCTCGCACCTACGGGCAGCTCCACCGCCGGATCCGCAGTGTGA
- a CDS encoding phosphoglyceromutase — protein sequence MADAPYKLILLRHGESEWNAKNLFTGWVDVNLNEKGEKEAVRGGELLKDAGLLPDVVHTSLQKRAIRTAQLALEAADRHWIPVHRSWRLNERHYGALQGKDKAQTLAEFGEEQFMLWRRSYDTPPPALEDGTEFSQSADPRYASIPPELRPRTECLKDVVVRMLPYWYDSIVPDLLDGHTVLVAAHGNSLRALVKHLDGISDADIAGLNIPTGIPLSYELDADFKPLTPGGTYLDPEAAAAAIEAVKNQGKK from the coding sequence ATGGCCGACGCACCGTACAAGCTGATCCTCCTCCGCCACGGCGAGAGCGAATGGAACGCGAAGAACCTGTTCACCGGCTGGGTGGACGTCAACCTCAACGAGAAGGGCGAGAAGGAGGCGGTCCGCGGCGGTGAGCTGCTCAAGGACGCCGGCCTGCTCCCCGACGTCGTGCACACCTCCCTCCAGAAGCGCGCCATCCGCACCGCGCAGCTGGCCCTGGAGGCCGCCGACCGCCACTGGATCCCCGTCCACCGCTCCTGGCGCCTGAACGAGCGCCACTACGGCGCCCTCCAGGGCAAGGACAAGGCCCAGACCCTCGCCGAGTTCGGCGAGGAGCAGTTCATGCTGTGGCGCCGCTCGTACGACACCCCGCCGCCGGCCCTCGAGGACGGCACCGAGTTCTCCCAGTCCGCGGACCCGCGCTACGCCTCCATCCCGCCGGAGCTGCGCCCGCGCACCGAGTGCCTCAAGGACGTCGTCGTCCGCATGCTCCCGTACTGGTACGACTCGATCGTCCCGGACCTCCTCGACGGCCACACCGTCCTGGTCGCCGCGCACGGCAACTCCCTGCGCGCCCTGGTCAAGCACCTCGACGGCATCTCCGACGCCGACATCGCGGGCCTGAACATCCCGACCGGCATCCCGCTCTCCTACGAGCTCGACGCCGACTTCAAGCCCCTCACCCCGGGCGGCACCTACCTCGACCCGGAGGCCGCCGCGGCCGCCATCGAGGCCGTCAAGAACCAGGGCAAGAAGTAA
- the phoU gene encoding phosphate signaling complex protein PhoU: MRDAYHEELDSIGESLVEMARLVGSAIGRATTSMLDADLKLAESVIAADQKVDDLQHDLEARAIALLARQQPVATDLRIVVTSLRMSADLERSGDLAQHVAKLARLRFPDRAVPRDLHATILEMGQLAQRLMAKAAEVIITKDVDLALQLEQDDDEMDQLHRTLFQHLMDDRWKHGIETAVDVTLLGRYYERFADHAVSVAKRVVYLVTGEHADELQQPTQVEGI, from the coding sequence ATGCGCGACGCGTACCACGAGGAACTGGACTCGATCGGAGAGAGCCTGGTCGAGATGGCCCGGCTCGTCGGTTCCGCGATCGGGCGGGCCACGACCTCCATGCTGGACGCCGACCTGAAGCTCGCCGAGAGCGTCATCGCCGCCGACCAGAAGGTCGACGACCTCCAGCACGACCTGGAGGCCCGCGCCATCGCCCTGCTGGCCCGCCAGCAGCCGGTCGCCACCGACCTGCGCATCGTCGTCACCTCGCTGCGCATGAGCGCCGACCTGGAGCGCTCCGGCGACTTGGCGCAGCACGTGGCGAAGCTGGCCCGGCTGCGGTTCCCGGACCGCGCGGTGCCGCGCGACCTGCACGCGACGATCCTGGAGATGGGGCAGCTGGCGCAGCGCCTGATGGCGAAGGCGGCCGAGGTCATCATCACGAAGGACGTCGACCTGGCCCTCCAGCTGGAGCAGGACGACGACGAGATGGACCAGCTGCACCGCACCCTCTTCCAGCACCTGATGGACGACCGCTGGAAGCACGGCATCGAGACGGCCGTGGACGTGACCCTGCTGGGCCGCTACTACGAGCGGTTCGCGGACCACGCGGTGTCGGTGGCCAAGCGCGTCGTGTACCTGGTGACGGGCGAGCACGCGGACGAGCTGCAGCAGCCGACGCAGGTGGAGGGCATCTGA